In a genomic window of Sulfurisphaera tokodaii str. 7:
- a CDS encoding DUF2250 domain-containing protein, translating into MSELSDLEKKILIHIYKYGPDNPWYMARRLLGESGWAPKYSEDEIEKACKKLEEEGLLQRFQGALKRSVTSSVKPWLKVKAKELDHKPKGIYYDLTKKGKKIASELYKETK; encoded by the coding sequence GTGAGTGAACTTTCAGATTTGGAGAAAAAAATCCTTATTCATATTTACAAATACGGTCCAGATAATCCATGGTATATGGCTAGGAGGTTGTTAGGTGAAAGTGGTTGGGCACCTAAATATAGTGAAGACGAAATTGAAAAAGCTTGCAAGAAATTAGAAGAAGAGGGTCTGTTGCAAAGATTTCAAGGTGCTTTAAAAAGAAGTGTTACATCTTCAGTCAAGCCATGGCTAAAAGTTAAGGCCAAGGAATTGGATCACAAGCCTAAGGGAATATATTATGATCTAACAAAAAAAGGTAAAAAAATTGCGTCAGAACTATATAAGGAGACTAAATAA
- a CDS encoding CBS domain-containing protein — translation MRVEGREIISVDPDAYVIDALFFMKRNNIRRIVVSRSNNILGIFSVDEALYHIINNDVESKLKDAKLKFPVIVKSNELKEIMRSMIDNDTDAVIYDNKIITYKDVISQIDWSKSNALIGELSKEAIFVEPYTKIKTVGELMLKNKIRHMPVYDKFLYGIVSSRDIVYNYDIDLNLSINKIMIVEVYSVSKEESLHTVVSTMIKRNIGSVIVTNSKNIEIVTLKDLVTFALSNLIY, via the coding sequence TTGAGAGTTGAAGGAAGGGAAATAATAAGTGTTGATCCAGACGCCTATGTTATAGATGCGCTCTTCTTTATGAAGAGAAATAACATAAGAAGAATAGTTGTTAGTAGGAGTAATAATATTTTAGGAATTTTTAGTGTTGATGAAGCACTATATCATATAATTAATAATGATGTTGAATCTAAACTAAAAGATGCTAAATTGAAATTTCCAGTCATAGTGAAAAGCAATGAGTTAAAAGAAATCATGAGGAGTATGATTGATAATGATACAGATGCAGTAATTTATGACAATAAGATAATAACTTACAAAGATGTTATATCACAAATAGATTGGTCAAAAAGTAATGCACTCATAGGTGAACTATCTAAAGAAGCAATATTTGTTGAACCATATACAAAGATAAAAACCGTTGGTGAACTTATGTTAAAGAATAAGATTAGACATATGCCCGTTTATGATAAGTTTCTCTATGGCATAGTTTCATCAAGAGATATTGTCTATAATTACGATATAGATCTCAATTTAAGTATTAATAAAATAATGATAGTTGAAGTTTATAGCGTAAGTAAAGAAGAGAGTTTACACACAGTAGTTAGTACGATGATTAAAAGAAATATAGGTAGTGTAATTGTAACTAATTCTAAAAATATAGAGATAGTAACTTTAAAAGATTTGGTTACTTTTGCTTTATCAAATTTAATATATTAG
- a CDS encoding metal-dependent transcriptional regulator, whose amino-acid sequence MELSEPLENYLKEIYEIELLKGYARVSDLILAFNVSPGTVSKALEKLEKIGLIERDNKKIKLTAEGKKIAEKLIRAHRLSERLLTDIIGLDWIRAHQLAHRLEHIWPEDVVDKIDELLGKPLTCPHGHPIPGREVKVNGIKLSEAECNKKYKVIMIIREEEWILSMADELNIKPGVEIKLIKKNENDFVIEIDNKKESIPKALAEEVLVSE is encoded by the coding sequence ATGGAACTATCTGAACCATTAGAAAATTACTTAAAAGAGATTTATGAAATTGAGTTACTTAAAGGATATGCCAGGGTTTCTGATCTTATTCTTGCTTTTAATGTATCACCCGGCACAGTTAGTAAAGCTCTTGAAAAATTAGAGAAAATTGGATTAATTGAAAGAGATAATAAGAAAATTAAATTAACAGCTGAAGGTAAAAAGATTGCTGAGAAGCTAATTAGGGCCCATAGACTTTCTGAAAGATTGCTAACTGATATAATAGGGCTTGATTGGATTAGGGCTCATCAGCTTGCTCATAGACTTGAGCATATCTGGCCAGAAGATGTGGTAGATAAAATTGATGAACTTCTTGGTAAACCTTTAACTTGTCCTCATGGTCATCCTATTCCGGGAAGAGAAGTTAAAGTAAATGGAATAAAATTGTCTGAAGCAGAATGTAATAAAAAATATAAAGTTATAATGATTATAAGAGAAGAAGAATGGATTTTATCTATGGCCGATGAGCTAAATATTAAACCCGGGGTCGAGATAAAATTAATTAAAAAGAATGAGAATGATTTTGTAATTGAAATTGATAATAAAAAAGAATCTATTCCTAAAGCACTGGCTGAAGAGGTGTTAGTCAGTGAGTGA
- the mobB gene encoding molybdopterin-guanine dinucleotide biosynthesis protein B: MGCIIQVVGKKDTGKTSAIERAVKILKEKGYSVAVVKHSHHEIDIQGKDTYRFWEAGSDIVIFNDSKCVMFYRCNLNLLYLLPVDIILVEGYKDLELGKKIEIHNPTEVDEISRKIVSEAENCNKECNLIINGKKVECDDPLTVLLYNLLNYLKIRELKIES; this comes from the coding sequence ATGGGTTGCATTATACAAGTAGTAGGCAAAAAGGATACAGGAAAGACTTCAGCAATTGAAAGAGCTGTTAAGATTTTGAAGGAAAAGGGTTATAGTGTGGCTGTAGTTAAGCATTCTCACCACGAGATTGACATACAAGGTAAAGATACATATCGTTTTTGGGAAGCTGGATCGGATATTGTAATTTTTAATGATTCAAAATGTGTCATGTTTTATAGATGTAATTTAAATCTTCTTTATCTTCTTCCAGTCGATATTATTCTTGTTGAAGGTTATAAAGATTTAGAGTTAGGAAAGAAAATTGAGATTCATAATCCTACTGAGGTAGACGAAATTAGTAGAAAAATAGTTAGTGAGGCTGAGAATTGCAATAAAGAGTGCAATCTCATAATCAACGGTAAAAAAGTTGAATGTGATGATCCATTAACGGTACTATTATATAATTTGTTGAATTATCTTAAGATTAGGGAATTAAAGATTGAGAGTTGA
- a CDS encoding class I SAM-dependent methyltransferase, with amino-acid sequence MSDIFRCPIDGSKFIKKWVCEKGHTFSEVDGIIDLLTEDIKSEKILDIIAPIYESVWAPFGLLITSGKSYSYITRKAGEMISGTIVLDIGTGTGKIFDYVKCEICMGLDISYKFLKILKDKRPNVVAVRGNALKLPFADESIDGISAMFVLHMFPSVLVAVREINRVLKHGKKCVATILTKNNMISQFLATIWGLKIHSVDYYIKIFEEVGLKVDYEKIGAWTFFTCAKP; translated from the coding sequence ATGAGCGATATATTTAGATGCCCTATTGACGGTTCTAAGTTTATTAAGAAATGGGTATGTGAAAAAGGTCATACATTTTCTGAAGTTGATGGAATAATAGATTTATTAACAGAAGATATAAAAAGTGAAAAGATTCTTGATATAATAGCTCCAATTTATGAATCTGTTTGGGCCCCTTTTGGTCTTTTGATCACTTCTGGTAAAAGTTATAGCTATATAACGAGAAAGGCAGGAGAAATGATTAGCGGTACTATAGTTTTAGATATTGGTACTGGAACAGGTAAGATCTTTGATTATGTTAAGTGCGAAATCTGTATGGGTCTTGATATCTCGTATAAGTTTTTAAAAATATTAAAGGATAAGAGACCAAATGTGGTCGCAGTAAGAGGGAACGCATTAAAACTTCCTTTTGCCGATGAATCTATCGATGGTATTTCTGCAATGTTTGTTCTTCATATGTTTCCTTCAGTATTAGTTGCAGTTAGAGAAATAAATAGAGTACTAAAACATGGTAAGAAATGTGTTGCAACAATTTTAACAAAAAATAACATGATAAGTCAATTTTTGGCTACGATTTGGGGGTTAAAAATACATTCTGTAGATTATTATATAAAGATATTTGAAGAGGTAGGACTTAAAGTAGATTATGAAAAAATTGGTGCTTGGACTTTTTTCACATGTGCCAAGCCTTAA
- a CDS encoding glycerate 2-kinase, with amino-acid sequence MDKIIEKILTFSDPYIALDERVVIKKNEIIVDGNHFPYTKPAIIAVGKASYKMAKFFIDKLKDVKGLVILPKGSYISLPKVEVIESTHPDISELSFKAGTEVIKFLKNEDYDLLIFLLSGGASALMEYSNVPYEILRDINEKLVKSGLSVNEINIVRKHLSLIKGGKLTEFSKAPILTLIVSDVPGGDLSAVGSGPTLPDSSTVDDAKLILNKVGLGEYSKYLIETKKEVHNSFNFLILDINIVLRKLRDIVQNPIILSSEIRGDAYSFGQNLAGIVNTSFSNLGLKPPYTLLAGGEPDVKIEGKAGKGGRNGEVCLGFLKWVKRNSNHRFKLYAIATDGIDGNSEYAGCIVDENTIVDNIEYYIYSHSSYEALEKVGRVIKTGYTFTNVNNVYVLEVT; translated from the coding sequence ATGGATAAAATAATAGAGAAAATATTAACATTTTCAGACCCTTATATAGCCTTAGATGAAAGAGTAGTAATCAAGAAGAATGAAATAATAGTTGATGGCAATCATTTTCCTTATACTAAACCGGCAATTATTGCTGTTGGAAAAGCTTCATATAAAATGGCTAAATTTTTTATCGATAAGCTTAAAGATGTTAAAGGTTTAGTTATACTTCCAAAAGGCTCTTATATTTCTCTTCCGAAGGTTGAAGTAATTGAATCTACTCATCCAGATATCTCTGAATTAAGTTTTAAGGCAGGAACGGAAGTTATCAAGTTCCTAAAAAATGAAGATTATGACTTACTAATTTTTCTTCTTTCTGGTGGAGCTTCAGCATTAATGGAATATTCTAATGTACCTTATGAGATATTAAGAGATATTAATGAGAAACTAGTTAAATCTGGACTAAGTGTTAATGAAATAAATATCGTAAGAAAACACTTATCCCTAATTAAGGGCGGAAAATTAACTGAGTTCTCCAAGGCCCCTATTTTAACTTTAATAGTCAGTGATGTTCCGGGAGGGGATTTAAGTGCCGTAGGTAGTGGTCCAACTTTGCCAGATAGCAGTACCGTAGATGACGCTAAACTTATTTTAAATAAAGTAGGTTTAGGAGAATATTCCAAATATCTTATTGAGACAAAGAAGGAAGTTCATAATTCATTCAATTTTTTAATTCTTGATATAAATATTGTCTTAAGAAAATTAAGGGATATTGTCCAAAATCCTATTATTTTATCTAGTGAGATAAGAGGTGATGCATATTCTTTTGGCCAGAATTTAGCTGGAATTGTAAATACTTCTTTTAGTAACCTAGGCTTGAAACCTCCCTACACCCTTTTAGCTGGAGGAGAACCTGATGTAAAAATTGAAGGTAAAGCGGGTAAAGGAGGAAGAAATGGTGAAGTTTGTTTAGGTTTCTTAAAATGGGTTAAAAGAAATTCTAATCACAGGTTTAAACTCTATGCTATAGCTACTGATGGGATAGATGGAAACAGCGAGTATGCTGGTTGTATTGTTGATGAAAATACAATAGTTGATAATATTGAGTATTATATCTATTCTCATTCCTCTTATGAAGCTTTAGAAAAAGTTGGAAGAGTTATTAAAACAGGATATACATTTACAAATGTCAATAACGTTTACGTTTTAGAAGTTACGTGA